aattaaaaaataaatttatttagaatgaaagtgttgGTGGTCCCAACCAAATGGGACCCAcagtttaaaaaagaaagaaagaaagaaagaaagtggcTAAAAAGGCCACCGGAGAGAGAAGctttttttatgttttgaaaGAAAGCAACGAGGCTTCATTCATttttgaatgaaagaaaagaagcatTAGAGTTTCGGCGAAGAGGAGAAGAATTTGGGGAGAAAAGAGCAAGCCAACTTTGATTCCGGTAAATTTGCTCAATTTCTtatgaaattttagtatgttatttcTGGTGTAGAGATGAACATTAGGATATAACTTGCTAGCTATATTGCTTTCTCTTTTGCCTGATTTGAAATACCCACTTTGTGAAGGGTTTATGTTGATTCCATCAGTTTTGAtgatgtattttgttgattgttgagatgTCCTAGCGTCACTAGGAAGACTGTTTGTGTACCCATTATTCTGATAGTAGAAGATTTTCTGGACTAGGTCCCGTAGGTttttttgtccctcttttgGGGGTTTTTTCACGTTAAAATTCTGGTGtctgattatttaatttttgccaTTATATTTGCTGCTTGAAGTATCTTTGGTGTTGCCCATTTAACTACACAGGTTGTGAGAAAATTATTTCTGGTACTTCCGCTGTTAGATAGGTTCTTGTTTTTGAACCTTTATTGAGTTTTTCCCAATAAAGTGGTATCCAGAGCTTTGGTTGTTTATCTCTGTGTTGATTAAATGGAGGAAAATACTCATGGACTGAATATGGTCAAATTGAATTcccaaaattattcaatttgaAAGACCCTCATGGAAGATATGTTGTATAGCAAGGACTTGTATGATCCTGTGGAAGGGGATAAATCCAAAGGTACTAAATCCGATGCTGAATGGAAGAAACTGAATCGGAAGGCAGTTGCTTTGATTAGGCAATGGCTTGATCTTAGCGTGTATCCACATGTTGACACCGAAACGAATGTCGAGAAGATGTGGAAGAAATTGAAGGAGTTATATGAGAGAAAGAATGTGTAAAACAAAGCATTCTTGATCAGGAAGCTTGTCAATATGAAGTATGTTGAAGGTAAATCAATGCCGGAGCATTTGAGCATTTTTCAGGAGACGGTGAACCAATTGACAAATAATGAAATCACTTTGAATGATGAGTTGCAAGCCTTGTCGTTGTTGAGTTCTTTGCCTAATAGTTGGGAAGTTCTCGTTGTGACACTAACTAACTCAGCTCCAAAAAGAAAGTTGACATTAGCAATGGTTAAAGAGAGCATGTTGAATGAAGAAGCCAGAAGAAGAGAGCGAGGTTTGACTAATGCCTCTTCCCAATCAGAAGCACTTGTTTCAGAGTCACGGGGGAGAAGTCAAAGTAGAAAACCTCATAGTTCTAACAGGTCAGAGAGTCGAAGCAAGTCAAGAGGAAAGTACAAGCCAAGAAAGGAGTTCATTTGTCACCATTGTGGTAAGCCGGGACATATCAAGAGGTATTGTAGGTTCTTGAAAAGAGAACAATCAAGGGAAAGAAACAAAGACAAAGGTAAAGATAGTGATAAAGAAACTACTGCTATTGTTTATGAAGATGTTCTTATCACATATGATGAAAATTATGTGAATCTTGTCTGTAATGATTCCATTTGGATTATAGACTCTGGTGCCTCATGTCATGTCACTCCGAGGCGTGAATTTTTCACTTCCTATACTGCTAGAAATTTTGGCAAGATCAAATTGGGAGATAAAGGAGTGTGTGATATCATTGGTATGGGTGATATGTGGCTTGAAACCAACATAGGATGCAAGTTGCAGTTGAAGAATGTTAGGCATGCACCAGATATGCGGTTCAATCTTATTTCAGTGAAGGCATTGGATCAAGAGGGGTATTGTACTTCCTTTGGTAGTGAAAAATGCAAGATTACCAAAGGGGCTCTCATTGTTAGAGAAGACAATAGTCTCACTACTCTCTACCGGTTGCAAGCAAAGTTGTGCAAAGAAGATGTGATTATAGCTGATGATTCCTCTTTTGATTTGTGGCATATACGTCTTGGTCACTTGAGCAAGAAAGGACTAAGCGTCTTAGCCAAGAAGCACTCACTTCCCGTGAAAGGTACATCTTTAAATACTTGCACTCATTGTTTTGTTGGAAAGCATGCTAGAGTATCATTTCATAATTCTGGACCTCATAGGAGATCACATGTTCTAGATTTAGTTTACACTGATGTTTGCACTATGGATGCTAAGACATCAGGTGGTGCATCAtattttgttacttttattgatgattattctcGAAAAGTGTGGGCTTTTGTTTTGAAATCTAAAGACCAGGTGCTCGGTATCTTCAAACACTTTCATGCAAGTGTTGAAAGAGAAACAGGAAGGAAATTGAAATGTGTTCGAGCAGATAATGATGGTGAATATAGGGGTCCGTTTGAAGAGTATTGTAAAGGACATGGGATCAAGCTTGAGAAGACGGTTCCTAATACTCCTCAACATAATAGAGTTGCAGAGAGAATGAATCGCACTATCAATGATAGAGTCAGGTGTATGCTCTCTCATGCAAAGTTGCCTAAATCCTTTTGGGGTAAAGCAATGAGGACTACAGTAGATTTGATATACCTTTCTCCTTCAGTTCCACTAAATGGTGATGTTCCAGAAAAAGTTTGAAGAGGGAAATATGTCTCCTATAGTCACTTACGAGTGTTTGGCTGCAGACCTTTTGTTTATATTCCAAGAGATGAAAGGTCTAAACTTAATGGAAAGTCAAAGTAGTGTATCTTCATGGGTTATGGTCATGAAGACTTTGGTTACAGATTATAGGATCCGGCGAGCAAGAAGATAATTAGAAGCCGATATGTGATTTTTCTTGAAGACTAAACTATTGAAGATCTTGAGAAGATAGATAAGCCAACAATAACTGTTAGACGTTCTGCTGATGATGAACCTGGTCCTTCCACTAGACCTCCTATTGATGGGGAAGATGTACAAGTTGATAATGATGGTGATGATTTGCATGATGAACCTACACCTCAACCTGAAGTGCCAGATGTTGAAGTTCCACCTGAACCACCAGTTGAGTCTGAACTGAGAAGATCTACTAGAGAGCGTCATCCTTCTCAAAAATACTCTCCTCATGAGTATGTGATGAACACTGAAACTGGAGAGCCGGAGAGCTACCAGGAAGCTATGTCTGATGAGCATAAGGAAGATTGGTTGAAGGTCatgcaagaagaaatgaaatccTTGAATGAGAATCATaattttgaattggtgaagttGCCGAAGGGTAAGAGAGCATTCAAGAATAAATGGATGTTCAAGTTGAAAGCAGATGAAAATATCTCACGGCCAAGGTACAAAACTCGATTGGTTGTAAAAGGTTTTGAGCAAAAGAAAGGTATTGATTTTGAAGAGATTTTCTCTCCAGTTGTGAAGATGTCCTCTATTCGAGTTGTGCTTGGATTGGCGGCTAGCTTGAATTTAGAGGTTGAGCAGCTTGATGTGAAGACTGCATTCCTTCACAGTGACATAGATAAAGAAATCTATATGGAGCAACCAGAGGGTTTCGAGGTTAAAGAAAAGGAGCATCTTGTATGCAAGTTGAAGAAGAGCTTATATGGGTTGAAGCAAGCACCAAGGCAATGGTACACGAAGTTTGATTCCTTCATGGAAGGTCATGGATATAGTAAGACTTCTTCTGATCATTGTGTGTATGTTAAGAAATTCTCTGATGGTGATTTTATAATTCTCTTgctttatgttgatgacatgttGATTGTTGGTCATGACACTAAAAAGATTGAAAGTCTTAAGAAAGACTTGAACAGATCCTTTACTATGAAGGATTTGGGTCCTGCAAAGAAAATCCTTGGCATGAGTATCACTCGTGACAGGAAGAATGGAAAACTGTGGTTGTCACAACAAAAGTATATTGAGAAGGTTTTAGAAAGGTTTAGCATGAGTAATTCCAAACCTGTTAGTACTCCACTTACTAGTCATTTCAAGCTGAGTTCGCAGCAATGTCCTACaagtgagaaagagaaagcggaaatgaagaagattccaTATGCATCTGCAGTTGGCAGTTTGATGTATGCTATGGTTTGTACCAGGCCGGATATTGCTCATGCCGTTGGAGTTGTTAGTCGGTTTCTCTCTAATCCTGGAAAGGAACACTGGCAAGCAGTGAAGTAGATTCTCAGATACCTTAATGGTACTTCCAGAGTTTGTTTATGCTTTGGGAGTAGACAACCTGTGTTGGATGGTTACACAGATGCAGATATGGCTGGGGATCTTGATTCAAGGAAGTCTACTTTTGGTTATATGATGACTTTTACAAGGGGAGCTGTGTCGTGGCAATCTCGACTTCAGAAATGTATTGCTTTGTCTACTACAGAGACAGAAtacattattgttgttgaagctTCTAAGGAACTCTTGTGGATGAAGAAATTCCTACAAGATTTAGGCATCAATCAAGAGAAGTTTGTGTTATTTTGTGACAGTCAGAGTGTTATCAATCTCAGCAAGAATTTGACGTTTCATTCCCGATCGAAGCACATAGAGGTAAGTTATCATTGAATACATCAAGCGCTTGAAATGAATTCCTATGCACTTGAGAAGATCCATACTGATGATAATGGTTCAGATATTATGACTAAAAATTTACCTGCAGTGAAGTTTGATTCCTGCAAAGAGAAGGCGGGTTTGGTGGAGCAGCCTATCCCCACTTGAGTTGGTGAGGGAGAGATTTGTTGGTGGATCCCCAACCAAGTGGGGCTCAcggtttttttaaaaaaaagaaataaagaaagaaagtggCTAAAATGGCCACGGGAGAGAGAGAAGCtttctttatgttttgaaaGAAAGCAACGAGGCTTCATTCATttttgaatgaaagaaaagaagcatTAGAGTTTTGGCGAAGAGGAGAATAATTTGGGGGAAAAGAGCAAGCCAACTTTGATCCTATTAAATTTGCTCCATTTCTtatgaaattttagtatgttattccTGGTGTAGAGATGAACATTAGGATATAACTTGCTAGCTGTATTGCCTTCTCTTTTGCCTGATTTGAAATACCCACTTTGTGGAGGGTTTATGTTGATTCCATCAATTTTGAtgatgtattttgttgattgttgagatgCCCTAGTGTCACTAGGAAGACTGTTTGTGTACCCATTATTCTGATACTGGAAGATTTTCTAGACTAGGTCCCGTGGGTTTTTTTGTCTCTCTTTTGGAGATTTTTCCACGTTAAAATTCTAGTGtctgattatttaatttctgtCATTATATTTGCTGCTTGGACTATCTTTGGTGTTGCCCATTTAATTGCACAGGTTATGGAAAAATTATTTCTGGTGCTTCCGCTATTAGATAGGTTCTTGTTTTTGAACCTTTATTGAGTTTTTCCCAACAGAAAGTAATATGattaagaataatttatttagatataattaaaataaataactaaataattatCTACCTAAAaatgaaggataaaattaaaattttatttcaaaattaaaaataaagttgaactaaattaaaaattaaataatttcggtATATTAGAGACAAAATGTATAATTTAGACTTTGTTGTATATATAACATGCTCTTTTTTTTTGCAAGTTTATATGCAAGTCATTCTATAAATACTTCACGATGAGTAAAAAtctttaagaataaaattaaaaaacttataatgaaagtaatgtgattaagagtaatttacttagatgtaattaaaaaataattgaataactacGCAtggtaaaaaattgatattattgaaagataaaattaaaatttatttctaagttaaaaataaagtttatttaaattaaatattaaaaaagttcgatacattagagacaaaaggtataatttatattttattatatatgtatcatactcattttttttcttgaagTTTATCTACTAGTCATTTTAGAAGTATTCTATGATGagtaaaaattttgaattcgTAATGCAGTTCATTCCATTAAAATTTACTTCCATTTTACTTAATTTGGTAATTCTTTTAAGAGTAATGTATCGATTTTGTTCCCAACATTTTCGTCTTTTTTAAGTTTCTAATGTTTCAAAACTTCTCAAATTTGTCCCACTATCAATTTTGTTAGCAGATCTCTAATGGGGGGACAACAgtgagacgattttaaaactttaaaaatttaaataggacgatttaaatgGTAGAGACAATCTTATGACTTATCCCAAACATTAAagacaaaataatattttactctgatgaaaatgaaaataaggagatgaaaataaaaataaagcataaaaatatgactaattaaatattttaaaaatattttcaacaaaaaaaaatttaaaaatattatttccatgtttttagtattttccattttaatttttaaaaaattttcaacctaAAGAATGGCGCTTTTAGTTTGgagataaacattcaaaccTCACCTCACTCACGCTAGTTCTTTCCCTCTTTTTTCTATCATCAATTTCAACATCAACTCTTCTCCATTCTATTGTTAGATATCTATTATTTACTTTcaatttatacatatattttttttgaaaagatgaagtattttttatttttttttaaatttatttgactcttttgatttttttattttaggttCAATTTTTATATCTTTGGACTATATAAAGACAAGGtaagtaaaataaaagtaaagctctaattaaaattactctctaaattaatatgtatttgttgaatttttttattttagacatttaattttttaaaggCAAGACTATCtcatttaaaaaactaaatttattatggaaataattttttaaattgacaATGAATTATAAAAGtatcaataataaaattaaaaaaataaataaaaacttaaacaaatattaacaaaaagttggctttttgttttaaatttttattttttaacttaaatagttatttatttatttattcttattaataaattatttgttaaaaaaatatgtccgcatcaacaaattttaatattaattaattgttttggtataaatatataaagaatcaataacaaaataagtagaatagaattaattttgattgcaatttttattattattttcaattgatGTTTTTAGTGTTATATAGtgtcataaataatataaaaccAGGTACATATATACAACAGATacaaaattttctaaaatagcataataaaatagtaatttatttcatattaataccatataaaaattagttattaacttaataaaaaattaaataactaaaatcatatatttaattaaaatataattttatgattttaaaatattaaaaatacattttaaaaataaaccaacaaacatatttttattattttcgatgCGTAGAAATGaattttgcttttcacaaatctattgtgttttttaaaatatgaaaaagttagaaatgaaaactattttctaaaaataaaaacaaaaaatatttttgcaaactaatttttttaatttcttatataATTATCATGGTTCTGATCAGACTAAATCGATTGGATCAAGACTGGAAACTTCTACGGTTTGTTCTAGCAAGAAAAAGTATCATTTCAGAAAGTATTTGAGAATTGTTGATTCGGCCGATTGGACCAAATCGTCTGTCATCACGCTATTGTCGTACTCCAACTCTCCAACCTCTGTTCATTCTCACGGTCTTACTGTTAAtcgaaaaataatttttattaaggtAAGCCGATTCGAAAAGAAATTCGACATAAGTTCGATTTCGAAACGCTTTATTAAATCGGACAGATCTAGCCGGACAGGTATTCGAAACAAATAATCAAGTAAGGTATTCGAATACATGGATCGAGCGGTTATGGCAGTGGAGGAGTTGAAGGCTTTCATGTGAGGAAATCATGAGTAACGTTTATAGGCAAAGAAGCGGGAACGGTTACCGGAAAGTGTGTGTAAAGGATTGCACTGTGTAATTAATTATCAGTTACATAAGTAGATTATAAATACTAGAAAGTGTTAGGGAATAAGGGTTGAAACTTTAACTCAGAAAACACTCAAGCACACTCACATCCCCGGAGAATTCCTGAGTTTGCAATCGAGTTACTTTTCTGTAGGGTTCCTTCCACATTTTTTACTCTTTCAATTTATCTTCTTGTAAACTTTATTTTTCAAGCAAGTTTATCTTTCAAGTTTCTTTATCTTCAATGTCTAATTTACATTTCtgcacttttaattttcatgtCAAAGTCATTTGACTCAGGCGAAGTCATTTtactgcttttttttttttaatttcaaacgCAATCCTTTCTGATTTCAGcacattttcttttcaaaaactttactttttcgtttcttttattgatttacaaattttaatttatcttcTATCCCAATTCCCGTCTAATCGAAGACACTTTAATGCACTTTTAGAAAACTGGTACCTGCAAAGAGGAGTAGGTTTCGCTCCCAGACTACTAGATATCGAACCACCATCGATTTGCTAAAAATTGACAAAACACTTACCAAACAGCTTCTTCCTTGAGCTTGGCATTCGTCATTCATCTGCTCAACTACGCTTCTACGGCCGTTCGTCACATTCAGGAGCTTTCGTCATCGTCTGGTCGTCGTGTTCCAAGTCTCCAACTTCTATCCTCATTTACCAATTGGCAGCTTCTTCCTCGAGTTCGGCGTTAGTATCTGATTTTTGTCTGCTCATCTGCACTTCTGTCATCGCCTATTATTGTGCTCGTCGGCTGGTCACTGTCGTCTAGTCACTCTCCCTCACACTTTGCCCGATCGAAGGTAATGATTCTCTGTTCACTGCTAGCGCTTGTTTTTTGTGCctttttttagaaataaaattatattgatTATTGAATCTTATTGATTAGCTTTGCTCACTCTTGATGTAATATATTGTACTCTGGTTTGTGTCTTCATGGCTGTTGTGCTATGTATTTTGGGTTCTGCTACTCACTGTTGtacttttttttgtgttttttgtacTGTATTTGTTCATTATGATCAGTTCTCTTATTTAAATTGTGACATTCTTGATTAAAATAGTGATATAatgaatattaaattattaataattgatgagataaaatgttatttatacattttataatttgtaattTCAATTATGATGATAGTATCAATCATAAAAtatctactaataataataaatctgtggatattttttattatttaatttttgagttTGTATCTTGATAAGATCATAAGATTTTGGTTGATAATATTttatgtaatattttaaatttgaataatattttaagatttatattaaattataattatattttagtgtgttttatttatattttatttattattttatcataaaataactatttcaaattaaattacGATTGAACTAATCAAACCAACAAATCAATAActggtgaaaactcaggtgcagtcgacttcacgtgaaattgataaccgagagtcgttagatgaaaatttagtcaattcagtcaaatcatctaacggctcctaattatcaacttcacgtgaagtcaacTGCACTTGAGTTCCCACCTCAATAACTAGAGcagtttaatttttaaaaccttaataattatcaaatactaaaattatCAAATACTTATTTAGTTATTTTGCTAAAAACTTaagcaaataaaataaaatgatattaCTATCAAAGGTTATGAAAACCAGTTCAAACTGACTGTCAAACCAGTCAAATCGCGAACCAAAGAGAATGTCGATTCAGATTAATGCCAAAACCGTCCAATCAGAAAATCATTATTAGACCGCCAAATCGGCCAAAAATCGGTCGGTCGAACCAACCGTGAACCGGCCGGTTTTGAATTTTAAGCAAAATGCACCATTTTGTTCACTTTGGTTGCCTAAACGTGTGAACCACTGAACCCCTAACCCTTTAGCATAACCCAACGTCTCCCAATCCCAACCCACCCAACCCAGCACAATGGCGCAGCAGTCCCGCTCCCTCCCTTCACCCTCGAGCTCATGAGCTCGTCGTTCCTGTCACCGCCGGCGAGCTGTCTCCGTCACAACCGTCCAGTCGTTGGACCGCTCCCGCCGCCGTCGCAAGTTGGAGCTTCGTCGCCGATCGTGCAGCTCTCCACCATCATCGCCGTTTCAACTCGGGAAGCACCATCGCCGGGCTCGCCTCCTGCCTCCGTCGCGCACCTTTGTTCCACCATCGCTGGCGTCACGTGGTTCCACAGGTCATTTCTATGAACCGGTTCCCCCTCTGTGTTATGCTTCTGCCTTCTAGCTTCTAggttttttttaacaataattgttgaataactaattaattattgttgattAATCTGTGAATTTGTTATggattaaataatttttaattaatttgtgaATATGCATGTTGTTATTGGTTGAATAATTGTTGGTAGATTGGATTATATTGttgttaaattgaattttgatgctgTTATTGCTGCTGTTATGGGTTGCTGTGATTGTTATTAGATTGGATTATATTGTTATTGGATTGCTCTTAATTTTTAGGTGTGAAttatattgttattgttattggaTGTTGGCATTTTGTGTTtggttgtttttttttgttatttgactttttgagtttgtatttgaatgagatcatAACATTGTGATTTACGTAGTATTGTTAATGtggatgatattttaaaatttatattagactataattatgttttagtgtgttttatattttatttattattttattataaaaatatttttggttgaAACACGGTCGAATCGGTTAAACTAGTAAACCAATAGCTAGAGAGGTTCGATGACCGATTCGGTTTTGAGAACCTTGATTACTATAGTTACTGATGACGTCAGCCGAACCGTAAAATATCCGTTGGTCCATTCACAATCTCGCCTCACCTCACCTCACAGAGCATGATGCTGTCTATCTATCTTACTATCTATCTTGCTGCAAAATTATCCAAACCAAAGACGATAACTTTTTTATAATTGGTCATCGACATGCCTGAATCTGCTTAGACATTGTAAAGCATCTATGTCTGTGTCCCTGCTTCTGCACCTTCCATCCATTCATCCCTGCATAACAGGTTAAACCTCTTCTTTTGCTTTCATATGCACTTCAATTAAATTCATTCACTCcatttccttcttttttcattgtttaGATAATTGTGTAGCTTTTATGGTCATCCTAATACTCTGCTCTTCAACCCTGTGTTCTAGCAGTATGTCATATTGCTGTGCCTTCGCTGACACCAATGTCTATCTTCTGAAAAATAATGGGCTCTTGGGTGGAAGCAGTTCTGTGAAAGTAAAGATTTTGACTAATGGGTCTTCGCTAAATCAGAAGAAACTTGGAAGAAGACAAGTGGGTCTTCATGCCTTTGGCACAAAGTGTGCACACGAGGTGGTTGTGGAAAATGGCAAGAGAAAAATGGGAGTGTCCTCTGAAGAAGTTATTGGAGTTCTGAAGTCTATTTCGGATCCAAATTCTGCTCTTTCCTACTTCAAGATGGTTGCTCAGTTGCCGAATATTTTGCATACCACTGAAGCATGCAATTACATGCTTGAGTTGTTGAGGGCTCACACGAGGATTCAGGATATGGTCTTTGTCTTTGATGTAATGCAAAAGCAAGTTATTAATCGAAATTTGAATACGTATCTCACTATATTTAAAGCTCTTTCAGTTAAAGGTGGGATTCGGCGGGCGCCATTTGCACTTGGAAAGATGAGGGAAGCTGGTTTCATCCTGAATGCTTATTCATATAATGGGATGATCCATTTACTACTCCAACCTGGGTTTTGTAGAGAGGCTTTGGAGGTTTATAGAAGAATGATCTCGGAAGGGCTTAAGCCTAGCATGAAGACATACTCAGCACTGATGGTAGCACTAGGGAAGAAAAGGGATACCAGAACCATTATGGATTTGTTGGAAGAGATGAAAACTTTGGGATTGAGGCCAAATATGTACACATATACCATATGCATTAGAGCACTTGGTAGGGTAGGGAAAATTGATGATGCCTGTGCGATTTTAAGGGAAATGGATGATGAAGGATGCGGGCCTGATGTTGTCACTTATACAGTTCTGATTGATGCTCTTTGTAATGCGGGGAAGCTTGATAAGGCCGAGGAATTATATACAAAGATGAGAGAGAGCCATCACAAACCTGATCGGATAACATATACTACTTTGATCGACAAGTTCAGTAACTGTGGCAACTTGGATATGGTGAAAAGATTCTGGAGGGAGATGGAAGCTGATGGTTATGAACCTGACGTGGTTTCCTACACAACATTCATTGATGCTTTATGCAAATCTGGGAGCATTGATCAGGCCTTTGCTATGTTAGAAACGATGAAGATGAAAGGAACTTTTCCAAATCTTCATACTTACAACACTTTGATCTCTGGACTTTTGAAGAGGAAAAGATTAGATGAGGCATTAGAACTTTTCGATAATATGGAATCTTTGGGCGTTGAACCTACTGCTTATTCATATGTTCTGTTCATCGACTATTATGGAAAGTCCGGTGATCCAGGAAAAGCTCTTGAGACCTTTGAAACGATGAAAAAGAGAGGAATTGCGCCTAGTATAGTAGCATGTAATGTATCTTTATATAGTCTTGCAGAAATGGGTAGGATCAGAGAAGCAAATGATATATTCAACGATCTTTACAACTGCGGACTTTCACCAGATTCAGTAACCTATAATATGATGATGAAGTGCTATAGAAAAGCAGGGCAAATAGACAAAGCCATAGAGCTTTTGGATGAGATGATAAGCAATGGGTGTGAACCAGATATAATTATGGTTAATTCGTTAATTTATATGCTTTACAAGGCCGATCGAGTTGATGAGGCATGGGAAATGTTTGGGAGACTGAAGGATTTGAAGCTGGCTCCGACAGTAGTGACATACAATACTCTACTTGCTGGCTTGGGGAAAGAAGGAAAAGTCGAAAAGGTTCTTGAACTGTTTGGGAGTATGACAGAGTC
This sequence is a window from Arachis stenosperma cultivar V10309 chromosome 10, arast.V10309.gnm1.PFL2, whole genome shotgun sequence. Protein-coding genes within it:
- the LOC130955263 gene encoding pentatricopeptide repeat-containing protein At4g31850, chloroplastic-like isoform X1; this translates as MVILILCSSTLCSSSMSYCCAFADTNVYLLKNNGLLGGSSSVKVKILTNGSSLNQKKLGRRQVGLHAFGTKCAHEVVVENGKRKMGVSSEEVIGVLKSISDPNSALSYFKMVAQLPNILHTTEACNYMLELLRAHTRIQDMVFVFDVMQKQVINRNLNTYLTIFKALSVKGGIRRAPFALGKMREAGFILNAYSYNGMIHLLLQPGFCREALEVYRRMISEGLKPSMKTYSALMVALGKKRDTRTIMDLLEEMKTLGLRPNMYTYTICIRALGRVGKIDDACAILREMDDEGCGPDVVTYTVLIDALCNAGKLDKAEELYTKMRESHHKPDRITYTTLIDKFSNCGNLDMVKRFWREMEADGYEPDVVSYTTFIDALCKSGSIDQAFAMLETMKMKGTFPNLHTYNTLISGLLKRKRLDEALELFDNMESLGVEPTAYSYVLFIDYYGKSGDPGKALETFETMKKRGIAPSIVACNVSLYSLAEMGRIREANDIFNDLYNCGLSPDSVTYNMMMKCYRKAGQIDKAIELLDEMISNGCEPDIIMVNSLIYMLYKADRVDEAWEMFGRLKDLKLAPTVVTYNTLLAGLGKEGKVEKVLELFGSMTESGCPPNTITFNTLLDCLCKNDAVDLALKMLCRMTMMNCSHDVLTYNTIIYGLIKEDRISYAFWFFHQMKKSLYPDLVTLCTLLPGVVRYGMIEDAIKNVIEFVYQAGLEKGKQSLEELMESILVEAKIEDAILFAERLVSASGFQDDCVILPLIKALCKRNKILDAQKLFDKFTKTLGVHATVESYNCLMDGVLGSNMIEKAWDLFVEMKDAGCHPNIFTYNLLLDAHGKSGRIDELLELFNELQSRGCKPNAITHNIIISALVKSNSINKALDLYYELISGDFSPTPCTYGPLIDGLLKSGRFEEAMKIFEEMLDYQCKPNSAIFNILINGFGKAGKIDVACDMFKRMVKEGIRPDLKSYTILVECLCLAGRVDDAVYYFEELKSTGLDPDRVSYNLMINGLGRSRRLDNALSLFGEMKCRGISPDLYTYNALILHLGIIGEVDLAGKMYEELQARGLEPNVFTYNALIRGHSLSGNKDRAFNVYKKMMVQGCSPNRQTFAQLPNKC
- the LOC130955263 gene encoding pentatricopeptide repeat-containing protein At4g31850, chloroplastic-like isoform X2 codes for the protein MSYCCAFADTNVYLLKNNGLLGGSSSVKVKILTNGSSLNQKKLGRRQVGLHAFGTKCAHEVVVENGKRKMGVSSEEVIGVLKSISDPNSALSYFKMVAQLPNILHTTEACNYMLELLRAHTRIQDMVFVFDVMQKQVINRNLNTYLTIFKALSVKGGIRRAPFALGKMREAGFILNAYSYNGMIHLLLQPGFCREALEVYRRMISEGLKPSMKTYSALMVALGKKRDTRTIMDLLEEMKTLGLRPNMYTYTICIRALGRVGKIDDACAILREMDDEGCGPDVVTYTVLIDALCNAGKLDKAEELYTKMRESHHKPDRITYTTLIDKFSNCGNLDMVKRFWREMEADGYEPDVVSYTTFIDALCKSGSIDQAFAMLETMKMKGTFPNLHTYNTLISGLLKRKRLDEALELFDNMESLGVEPTAYSYVLFIDYYGKSGDPGKALETFETMKKRGIAPSIVACNVSLYSLAEMGRIREANDIFNDLYNCGLSPDSVTYNMMMKCYRKAGQIDKAIELLDEMISNGCEPDIIMVNSLIYMLYKADRVDEAWEMFGRLKDLKLAPTVVTYNTLLAGLGKEGKVEKVLELFGSMTESGCPPNTITFNTLLDCLCKNDAVDLALKMLCRMTMMNCSHDVLTYNTIIYGLIKEDRISYAFWFFHQMKKSLYPDLVTLCTLLPGVVRYGMIEDAIKNVIEFVYQAGLEKGKQSLEELMESILVEAKIEDAILFAERLVSASGFQDDCVILPLIKALCKRNKILDAQKLFDKFTKTLGVHATVESYNCLMDGVLGSNMIEKAWDLFVEMKDAGCHPNIFTYNLLLDAHGKSGRIDELLELFNELQSRGCKPNAITHNIIISALVKSNSINKALDLYYELISGDFSPTPCTYGPLIDGLLKSGRFEEAMKIFEEMLDYQCKPNSAIFNILINGFGKAGKIDVACDMFKRMVKEGIRPDLKSYTILVECLCLAGRVDDAVYYFEELKSTGLDPDRVSYNLMINGLGRSRRLDNALSLFGEMKCRGISPDLYTYNALILHLGIIGEVDLAGKMYEELQARGLEPNVFTYNALIRGHSLSGNKDRAFNVYKKMMVQGCSPNRQTFAQLPNKC